DNA from Azospirillum sp. TSH100:
ACCGGGGTGCCCTTCAGCCGCTCGATGGTGTGCTCGCTGTCGGAGGCGGCGCGCACCAGCTCGACCACGCTGATCTGCGGGATGGCGAAGCGTTCGCCGGCGCATTCCACGATCAGGGCCGAGACGATGGCCAGCGTCAGCGGGATCTTGATGACGAAGGTCGAGCCCTTGCCCTGGGCCGACTTGATCTCGATCGTGCCGCCGATCTTCTCGATGTTGGTCTTCACCACGTCCATGCCGACGCCGCGGCCCGACACGTTGGTGACCTTGGCGGCGGTGGAGAAGCCCGGCTTCATGATGAACTGGATGATCTGCTGGTCGGTCATCGAGGCCAGCTCGATCTCCGACGCCATCCCGTTCTGGATCGCCTTCTGCTTGATCTTGTCGATCGCCAGGCCCTTACCGTCGTCCTGGATCTCGATGATGATGTGGCCGCCTTCGTGATAGGCGTTCAGCGTGATGCGCCCGGTCTCCGACTTGCCGGCCTTCAGGCGCTCCGCCGGGATCTCCAGCCCATGGTCGGCGCTGTTGCGCACCATGTGGGTCAGCGGATCCTTGATCAGCTCCAGGACCTGGCGGTCCAGCTCGGTGTCGGCGCCGAGCATCTGGAGGTCGATCTTCTTGTTCAGTTCATGCGCCAGATCGCGCACCAGACGCGGCAGCTTGGCCCAGGCGTTGCCGATGGGCTGCATGCGCGTCTTCATGACGCCTTCCTGCAGCTCCGACGTCACATGGTTCAGGCGCTGCAGCGGGGCGGCGAACTCGCTCTCCTTCTGCGACCGCAGGATCTGGAGCAGCTGGTTGCGGGTCAGCACCAGCTCCGACACCATGGTCATCAGGTTTTCGAGCAGGTCGACGTTGACGCGGATGGTCTGGGCGGCGACCGCCGATTCCTTGGTCGCGGCCTCGGCACCGGCGTCGGCGGCACCGGCGTTGCCGCCGGCCGAACCACCGGCCATCGGGGCGACCGGCGCCGGCATCTTGGCGGCGGCCGGCTCGGCGTCGGGCACGACGAGGTCATGCGACGGGGCGGGCTCGTCGGCCGGCTCGGGCGCGCGGGTGGCGACCGCCGTGCTGGCGGCCGGGGCCGCGGCAGGAGCGGGAGCGTCGTTCGGGCCGGGGGTGGAGTTCCAGAGGGCCTCCAGCTCGTCCAGCGTCACCGGCCGGTCTTCCGATGCCGCCACCGCGGGGGCGGTCGGCGGCGGAGGCGGCGGAGGCGGGGCGGCGGCGGCCGGGGCGGGACCGCCCAGCTTGCCTTCGGCGCACAGGTTCAGCCGCTCGATCAGCGGCAGGTCGTCGCCGGGCGGCTCCGCCTCGGTCGCTTCCAGCACCGCCAGCAGGCTCTTGATGGTGTCCAGAGCCTGAAGGATCAGCGACACCGCTTCCGGATTGATCGTCAGTTCGCCGTCACGGAACTTGCCCAGCACGTTCTCCGAGGCGTGCGCCACCTTTTCCAGGCGGGGCAGGCCAAGGAAGCCGCAGGTTCCCTTGATGGTGTGGACGAGCCGGAAGATGTTCGACAGCAGTTCCGGATTGTTGGGATTCTGCTCCAACCGGACCAACTCGACGTCGAGCACCGAGAGGTTTTCGTTGGTCTCCGTCAGAAATTCGGACAGCAGATCATCCATGTCGCATTCCCCAGGCCCAATGTTTATGGTCCGCGCCGTCCTGCGGCTCGAACGGGCAGCATCGAAGGGCCGCCGGTTGCGCTCCAGTCCAGGTAGGGTCGGAGCCTGTCAAACACTGATTAAGAGAACCTTACCTCTTCCGATAGGGAGTCTTCCCGAGGCTTCCACCCGTAGGATAAGGGATCCATTGTCACAGGGAGGATCGATGACCGACGCCGAACTCGCCAAATCCGTGCGCGATGCCGTGGAACGGCTCAACACCGCGCTTGCGGAGGCGGCCCGCCACAATCTGGCCGTCACGCTGCGCACCACCGCCCACCAGACCACCGGCGGGGTGGAGCAGGTCGTGGTGGAACCGCGGATCTTCAAGCAGCTGTGAGGGACGCGACCGCAAGGGCGGCGGCAGGCGGTCTCACCATTCCGCGGTGAAGACCAGCCGTTCGCTGCTTTCGGTGGCGACGGCGACGCGGAAGCCGTCGCTTTCGGCCAGCCGGCCGGCCAGATAGGCATGGATGGTGCGCGGGCTCAACGCTTCGGGCGTCGCCGTGCCGGCCAGCGCCGCCGCCGCATCCGGGTTCAGGGTGCCCGGCCGGCCGGCAGCGGAGACGGTGATGCGGCCGGCGGTCTCGTCGCCGTCGGCGGCGACGGAAACCAGCCCGCCATGGGTCAGCGCCTCGTCCGCCAGCATCACCATGTTGAGCAGCAGCTTCACCACGCCGCGGCGCTGGGCGGTCATGTCGTGGGGCACCCGGTCCGGCCAGTCCAGCCGGGTGCGCCCGCCCTCGATATAGCCGGCGGCGGCGGCGCGGGCGTCGCCGAAGCCCTTCTGATCGCGCCCGGCCACCCCATAGGCCAGCCGGAACACCCGCAGCCGGCGGTCGGCCTGACCGGAGGAATGGTCGATCAGCTTCACCGCCTCGCCCAGGAAGCCGCCGATGGAGCCACCCTCCTCGTCCTCCTGCATCTCCTCGATCAGTTCCAGCCCGTTGCGGATGGCGCCGACCGGGCTGACCAGATCGTGGCAGAGCTTCGACGCCAGCAGTTCCAGAACGCGGATGTCGACGCTGACGGGGCGGGAGGACGATTCGGTCACGAGGCAGACTCCGGAAAAAGGAACGGCGACGGCACGGTGCAGGAGATTCTATACTGTCCCGGCGGCGCCGCACAGGCGGTCGCATTTCCTATGTACAATAGTGTGATGGACGGGATCCGACATGGACGATTCGCTGGTGCCGGGCGCCTGGGTGCGCCACCCCGACCAGCCCGACTGGGGGCTGGGGCAGGTGCAGTCGGCCATCCGCAACCGCATCACGGTCAATTTCGAGCATGCGGGCAAGGTGCTGATCGATTCCGACGTCATCTCGCTGACGCTGGTCGACCCGGACGGGATCTGACCTCCGACGGTCGACCCTCGGCGACCGCCCCTCTGCGGCATGGCTCCGGGAAAGCGCCGATTGCGCCGCCCCGGCCGCTTTGCTTTTATGCGAACGAGTTCGCTTACGCGTCAGGGAGAAATGGAATGAAGGCAATGATCCTCGGCTTCGCGGCCGCGGCGGTGATCGCGCTGGGCACGGCCGCCGTGCTGAACTCGCTCGGCCATTCGACCGCGGAGCGCTACTCCAGCAGCTCTGTCCGCCTTTAAGGGAAGAACATACTGGCCCGCTCCACGAAAAGGCGACTTCCGGCGGCCCTGTGCACGGTGTAGGATCGGCGGATCGATGACCGGACACGGCGGTCCGTCGCTTGATCTCGCGTCTCAAAGGGGGAATGGGCGCATTCGGCGTGGCGCTGATCCTCGGTCTCAACGCCCTGGTCGGTTACGACCTTCTGCACCAGCGTGACGAGACCCTGGTCCGGGCGGGGGAGGACAGCGCGTCGCTGGCGCTGGTTCTGGAGCGTCATGCCACCGACAGCCTCTCCGGCGTGTCGAAGATCCTGGCCGGCGTCGTGGAGGTGCTGGCCGTCCGCACCGACAGCTGGAACCGCGGCGACACCGATGTCCATGCCCTGCTGCGCCGTCAGGCGGCCCTGTCGCCGCTGATCCGCGCCATTCTGGTGGTGTCCGCCGACGGCAGGCTGGTCCACGATACCCAGACGACCGAGCCGGCCGGCATCGACCTGTCGGACCGTGATTACCTGATGGCCCATCGCGACGGGCTGGCTCCCGGTGGCGCCGATGCCGTCTTCGTCGGCAATCCGGTGCGCGGCCGCACCTCCGGCACCTGGTTCATCAGCATGAGCCGGCGGCTCACGGCGCCGGACGGCCGCTTCGCCGGCGTGGCGGTCGCGGTGATGGAGCCGATGGCGTTCCGCAGCTTCTACCAGACTCTGCCGCTGTCCGGCGACGCGGTGATCACGCTCTATCACGCCGACGGGCCGGTAATCGCCCGTTTCCCCGACCATGACAGCTTCATCGGCCGTTCCGTCCGCCATTTGCCGCTGTTCACCAAACTGCTGGCCGAAGCGCGGGCGGGCACCTTGACGCTGGACAGCGCCAGTGACGGACCGCACCGGATTCTCAGCTACCGCGCGTCGGACGAGATGCCGCTGGCGGTGACCGTGTCGTCCTCGCGCGATGCGGTGCTGGCGCACTGGTGGTCCAAGGCGATGACCCTGGCGGCGGTCGACCTGGCGGGTACGCTGGTGCTGGCGGTGATGACGCTGGCCCTGCTGCGCGAGGCGGAGCGGCGCGAACGGGCGCTGGCGGACCTCCAGGACGGCGAGCGGGCGCTGCGCGACAGCCAGCAGCGGCTGATTCAGGACATCGCCGCCCGCCACCGGATCGAGGCGGAACTGATCGCCGCCAAGCAGGTCTCCGACGCCGCCAACCGCGCCAAGACCCAGTTCCTCGCCAACATGAGCCACGAGCTGCGCACGCCGCTGAACGCCGTGATCGGCTTCGCCGAGGCTCTGGAAAGCGGCATCTTCGGCCAGATGTCGGCCAAGCAGACCGAATATGTCGGCGACATCCGCAAGTCCGGCCAGCATCTGCTGAGCCTGATCAACGACATCCTCGACACCACCAAGATCGAATCGGGCAAATATGTGCTGCATCAGGAGGACCTGGCGGTCGGCGAGCTGATCGGCGAGTGCCTGCGCCAGATGGAACCGCTGGCGGTGGAAAAGGGCGTGACCCTGACGGCGACGCTGCCAATCTCCCTGCCCGTTCTCCATGCCGACGCTCGTGCGGTGCGGCAGATCCTGCTGAACCTGCTGTCCAACGCCGTGAAATTCACCCCGCCCGGCGGGCGGATCGTCGTGGAGGCGGATCGCGCGGCACGCAGCCTGCGCCTGCGGGTCAGCGACACCGGCATCGGCATCCCCGCCATGGAGCTGGATCAGGTGATGGAGCCCTTCCATCAGGTCGACAACTCCCACACCCGCCGCTATGCCGGGACCGGACTGGGGTTGCCGCTGGTCAAGTCGCTGGTGGAGTTGCAGGATGGCCGCTTCGTGCTGTCCAGCGTGCTGGGCCGCGGCACCACGGCAACCGTGCTGTTCCCGCCCTCCCGGCTGCGCAGCCGGCCGGACGATTTCCTGACCCCGAGGCGGGCCCAGGGGCAGATACAGGAGCGGACGCAGACCGCCCCGGCCTGAGGCGGGCTCTCACGCCCGCCGGGACTTGCCGACGATGACCAGGGCGATGCCGCCCAGCACCGCGAGCGACGACAATGCCAGGATCGGCGTGATCCGTTCCCCCAGCGCCAGCACGGCGGCGAGCGCGGTGATGACCGGCACGCTCAACTGGACCGAGGCGGCGCGGGCGGCGGTCAAGGCCGGCAGGGCCGCATACCAGATCGAATAGCCGACGCCCGACGCCAACGCTCCCGACAGCGCCGCATAGGCCAGTCCACCCTGGTCCCAGCGCAGGCTGCCGCCGACAACCGGGCCGGCGAACGCCGCCAGCAGAGCCAGAACGGCCGCCATCGGCGTAGCCCGCAGGAAGTTGCCGGCAGTGGTGGCGATCGGGTCGCGGCTGGCCCGCCCGAGCAGCGAATATGCTCCCCAGGCCGCGCCAGCCGCCACCATCAGCAATGCCCCCAGCGGGTCCGGCGCCGACAGTCCGGGCGCCAGCAGCAGGGCGAGCCCGCCGAGCGCCAGCGCCAGCCCGACCCATTGCAGCGGCACCAGCCGTTCGCCGCGCGAAAGCCCGACCAGGATCATGGTGGCCTGCACCGCTCCGAACAGCAGCAGCGCCCCGGTCCCCGCCGTCATGGTCAGATAGGCGAAGGAGAAGGCGGCGGCATAGGCCAGCAGCGCCGCCGCACCGCGCCAGCTCCCCGCCTTCGCTCCGGGCCCCGCTTTCGCATGCCCGGTGGCACGGGCGATCAGCCACAGGCTGGCGGCACCCGAGGCGATGCGCACGAGGGTGAAGACCGCCGGGTCGATGGCGGTCTGCGTCAGCGCCAGCCGGCACAGGATGGAATTGGCGGCGAAGGCCAGCATCGCCAGCAAGGTCAGCAGCGCCGCCCGCCCCGCACCCGGCACGGCCGGTGCGGGACCGGCTTCGGCCCGGTCGTTCGTGGGCAAGATTGTTTTCCTTGAAACCATTATGGACCAGCTAGCCGCAGGATCGCCCGCCTGTCAAATGCCAGGCGGCGCTCTCCTCCTTTGGTCGAAGCGGGCTTTGGTCGAAGCGGGCTTTGGTCGAAGCGGGATGGTCAGGAAGACGGGCCGTGCAGGGCGAACATCAGCAGGTAGGTGCGCTGGAGCGAGCTGAAATTGTTGTCGGAGATCAGATAGACCAGTGTTTCCCCCGCCGGCCCCGGCCGGGTGGCGATGCCTTCGAAATTGTCGTTCACCAGGGGCGCCTCCAGACGCCCAAGCTCCTCCCCGTCCACCACGGCCCCGGCCACGGACCCGGCGGTCAGCTGCCGCGCCGCCACGCGCACCAGCCGCGACGACCAGCCACCCAGCAGCGACACCCGGCGCTCCAGCACCAGCACGCCGCCGTCCGGCAGCGGGGCGACGGAGGTCGGGCGATAGCGCGGCGCCGTGCGATAGGTGAAGGGCTGCCAGTCGGCCGCACTGTGCGGCACGCCCCCTCCGGCCGGATCCGCCTTGGTGTTCCCCAGCTTTGTAATCCAGGCGCGACGCTCCTGACGGCCGTCCTCCTCTCCCTCCTCGATGGTCAGCAGCCGGCCATCGGACAGCAGGGTCAGCGACTCCAGCCCGCCATTCTCCGGTGTGCTGTCCATGCCCGGCGGCAGGGGGATCGGCGTCGGAATTCCCTCCGGTCCACGCTCGCCGGCCTTGTAGCGCAGGATGCGGTGGTCGCGTTCGAGCGACACCAGCCAGCCGCCGTCGGGCAGGCGCGTCAGATCCTCGGCGTCGGTGCGGCGCTTGCGGTGGGAGGTTCCCTCCTCGACCGTCAGCGGGCGGGCGTGGACCTCCGACAGGCCGGTCAGTCGGCCATCGGCATCGGTTCGCAGCCGGCCATCCACCACCAGCCCGGTGTCGCCGATGGCGACGAAGCGGTCGCCGGCCGGATCGACCCACAGGCCGGACAGGCCCCCGACCCGCTCGCCGCCGGAAATGTCCAGACCGCCCAGGAAGCGAAGCGGCCCGACCGCGAGCTTGTCCGGCCGCCCACGGTCGAGCGGCACGGGAGAGGCGGTGACCGGGCCGGGTTCGCCCCCGCCGGCGCCGACCACGGCGGCACAGCCGCCGGACAGGGCGACCAGCAGCAGGCTCCAGAACAGGTTTTTGCGTATCGTCATCGCTGCACTCTTGCCACTGCAACCGAGGGATACAATATCTCTTTTCGGCATGCCTTCGGGCATCGGGCAGGATACGGCGCAACCGTCATGTCACCCCCACCATAACGGCCCGGTCATATCGGCTAGGCGCGGCGGGTTACTCCCTCAGAACCGGTGGGGCCGGCCGGACAAGCGCTTAGATTGACGACTGTTTTCGACGATGCTTACCCGTGACGATCGAGCCGAGTCCGTTCCCATGCCGATGCTTCCGCGGTCGCAGGCCGCTTTTTCTCCTCCGGACCAGACCGGCGACGGCATCGCGTCCGGCATGTCCGGCGCCTCGCCGGCCGACCGGCTGACGGCGCGCATCCAGGAGTTGGAAGCGGAGCTGCGGGAGTTGCAGCATCGCGCCAAGAACAGCCTGCAGCTGGTCATCAGCCTGCTGAAGCTCCAGGCTGGCCGCATCCGCGATCCCGACGCCCGCGCCGCCTATGAACAGACCATGGTCCGCATCGAGGCGCTGGCGATCCTCTATCGTCAGTTGCACGAAAGCGGCGCCGGCACCCATGTCGATCTCGGCCGCTACGTCACCGCACTCTGCGAAGCGGTGCGCGAAGGCACGCCCGGCGCGCTGTCGCGCGTCCCGGTGACCGTCAATTCGGACCCGATCCAGATCGGCCTGTACGAAGCGATGCCGCTCGGCCTCATCATCGCGGAGCTGGTGACGAGCTGCCTGCACCATGCCTTCCCCGACGACGGCTGGATCCGCATCACGGTGCGCCAGCAGGGCGACAGCGGCCGTGCCCGCCTGACGGTGGAGGACAACGGCCGCGCCCTGCCCGCAGGCTTCGACACCACGACGGAGGACGGCCTGATGCTGGCCGAGGCACTGGCGGGACAGCTGGGCGACACGCTGTCCACCGACAGCGACGCCGCCGGAACCACCGCCAGCGTCAGCTTCCCGGTTTAACAGCGCCCTGGCGCCATCAGTGACGGTGCCCGTCGCCATCCTCATGCTCATGGGGGTGCGCCGGCTCGGGCGCCGGTTCCAGCGTGCCGGCGAACCAGCCGCGGATCGCCCGCAACGGATCGGTTTCCGTCGTCGTCACCGGTTCGATGCCGCGGCGCTTCATGTGGGCGACGAAGCCGGCGCCGGACGGGCCGGTGACGACCACCCGCACCGCGTCGATCGGGTGGGGCCGGCCGTCGCCGCAGAGGTGCAGCACCTCCTCCTCCCCAAGTTCGATCCGGCCGGTCTCGACCGGGTCGCCGCCGGCCTCGGCCTCATAGACCAGAAAGCGGCGGGTACGGCCGCCATGGGTGGCGATGGTGGCGAAATCCTTGGTGCCGACGGCGATCTTCATGCTTTGCTGTCCCCTTGAAGGTGGTGCCCGGCGACCGCGCAGTCCTGCCACGCCCGGCCCTCCTTCCGCACTGAGCGAGGTCAATCGGCGGGCACGGAACTTCCCCCGCCGGATTTTTCGACCGTCAGCATGGCCTGGGTGGCTGCAATTCCCACGGGCTTTCACCAAATGGCGAAGGGTGGGGAAGGAATGGCCTTCCCACATGTTATGACCCAGGACACGCACCCGATCGGACGCCATGTACGCCCACTCGCCCCAGCCTCTGCCGTCAGCCGGACCACCGCCCGACCTCGCCGGGCCGGCCGGCCTGCAGCGGCCGATCCTGGAGCCTGGGCGGACCTGCTGGCGGGTGGAGGACACCGCGCGGCTGGGCGTGATCGTCGATGCCGAGGACTACTTCGCGCTGGCCAAGGCCGCGATGCGGCGGGCCCGGCGCAGCATCTACATGACCGCCTGGGATTTCGACGCCCGCATCCGCCTGATGCCGCAGACCCGCCGCCCGCGCCGGCCCGACCGGCTGGGCACGCTGCTGAACTGGCTGGCGACCACCCGGCCCGACCTGCACATCCATGTGCTGAAATGGGACTATGCCGAGCTGTTCGACCTCGCCCGCTGGTCACACCCCTTCATGCTGCGCAACTGGCTGACCCACCGGCGCCTGCAATACCGGCTGGACGGCGACCACCCGACCGGCGCCTGCCATCACCAGAAGCTGCTGGTGATCGACGACCGGCTGGCCTTCTGCGGCGGGCTGGACGTCACCGCCAACCGCTGGGACACCCGCGCCCACCATGCCCATGACCCGCGTAGGCGCCAGCCCGACGGCAAGCCCTACGAGCCGTTCCACGACGTGATGATGGCGGTGGACGGCGACGCCGCCCGCGCGCTGGGGGAGATGTTCCGCGACCGCTGGGCGCGCGCCACCGGCGAGCGGCTGACGCCCCCCGCCCCCTCTCCCGGCCGCCCGGCCCGGCGGCATCCTCTGGCCGCCGACCCCTGGCCGCCGGGCTTCGAGCCGATGCTGCGCGATGTGCGCGTCGGCATCGCGCGCACCGACCCAGCCTGCAACGGGCGCGAGGCGGTGCGCGAGGTCGAGGCGCTCCATCTGGAAGCCATCGCCCAGGCGCGCGAAGTGATCTATCTGGAAAGCCAGTATTTCGCCTCCACCGCGGTGGCCGAGGCGCTGAAGGCCCGGCTGGCCGAGGAGGACGGGCCGGAGGTGATCGTCGTCAATCCGGTGCGCACCACCAGCTGGCTGGAGAACACCGTCATGCTCGGCGCCCGCGCCCGGCTGACCCAGGAATTGCGCGAGGCCGACCGCCATGGCCGCTTCCGCCTGTTCGCCGCCCTGACCGACGGCGGCGCCTGCATCACCGTCCATGCCAAGGTGATGGTGGTCGACGACCGGCTGCTGCGCATCGGCTCGGCCAACCTGAACAACCGCTCCATGGGGCTCGACACCGAATGCGACCTGGCGCTGGAGGCAGGACCGGGGCCGGGGCATGCGGAGACACGCCGCGCCATCCTGCACACCCGCAACGACCTGATCGCCGAGCATCTGGGCTCCACGGCGGCGGAGGTGGCGGAGGCGCACCGGCGGCTGGGCTCGCTCGCCGCCGCCATCGACCAGTTGCGCAAGCCGATCGGCCGCACTCTGGAGCCGCTGCACGATCCTGAACCCGACGGGCTGGCCGCCGCGGTGGCCGACGCCCGCGTCTTCGATCCCGAGCACCCGGTCGGCGCGGTGGAGATCGTCCGCCGGGTGCTGCCGTCGCGCATCCCGCGCACCCGCCATTGGCTGACGCTGGCCGGCATCCTGGCGCTGCTGGGGTTGTGGGGCATGTGGCGCTACACCGCGCTGAAGGACTGGGCGACGCTGGAGTCGGTGCTGACCGTCTTCCACAGCCTGGGCGAAAGCCCACTGGCGCCGCTGTGGCTGATGCTGGCCTATGTCGCCGGCGGCTACGTGATGTTCCCACTGACCGTGATGATCGCCGCCACCGCCATCGTCATGGGGCCGTGGTGGGGCTTTCCCACCGCGATGGCCGGAGCGGTCGCCTCGGCGGTGGCGATGTTCTGGACCGGGCGGATGGCGGGACGCGACCTGCTGGACCGCCATGGCGGGCCGCTGATCGCCCGC
Protein-coding regions in this window:
- a CDS encoding chemotaxis protein CheW, whose translation is MDDLLSEFLTETNENLSVLDVELVRLEQNPNNPELLSNIFRLVHTIKGTCGFLGLPRLEKVAHASENVLGKFRDGELTINPEAVSLILQALDTIKSLLAVLEATEAEPPGDDLPLIERLNLCAEGKLGGPAPAAAAPPPPPPPPTAPAVAASEDRPVTLDELEALWNSTPGPNDAPAPAAAPAASTAVATRAPEPADEPAPSHDLVVPDAEPAAAKMPAPVAPMAGGSAGGNAGAADAGAEAATKESAVAAQTIRVNVDLLENLMTMVSELVLTRNQLLQILRSQKESEFAAPLQRLNHVTSELQEGVMKTRMQPIGNAWAKLPRLVRDLAHELNKKIDLQMLGADTELDRQVLELIKDPLTHMVRNSADHGLEIPAERLKAGKSETGRITLNAYHEGGHIIIEIQDDGKGLAIDKIKQKAIQNGMASEIELASMTDQQIIQFIMKPGFSTAAKVTNVSGRGVGMDVVKTNIEKIGGTIEIKSAQGKGSTFVIKIPLTLAIVSALIVECAGERFAIPQISVVELVRAASDSEHTIERLKGTPVLRLRNRLLPLVSLQQLLRLDDSEDSKKPADETFIVVTQVGTYTFGIMVDRVFDTEEIVVKPVAPILRHIEMFSGNTILGDGSVIMILDPNGIASATGEMAMGEAAGKETTAVQTQRQEDKMALLLFRAGEGAPKAVPLSLVARLEDVDLATVELSNGLPVVQYRGKLMPLVPIDPNFVVGTEGRQPVLVFADGDRSMGLIVDEIVDIVEEKLNVQLAAERPGLMGSAIIAGKATEVIDAGFFLTQAYKDWFGSSTQEGFEEEKLQRVLLVDDSPFFRNLLTPLLSVAGYDVTAVENASDALALCEAGEDFDVIVSDIEMPGMSGFDFAEAVRHGSRWQGVPMVALSSHASARDLDRGRIAGFNDYVAKFDRDALLFALQQTLTDQKGAA
- a CDS encoding histidine phosphotransferase family protein encodes the protein MTESSSRPVSVDIRVLELLASKLCHDLVSPVGAIRNGLELIEEMQEDEEGGSIGGFLGEAVKLIDHSSGQADRRLRVFRLAYGVAGRDQKGFGDARAAAAGYIEGGRTRLDWPDRVPHDMTAQRRGVVKLLLNMVMLADEALTHGGLVSVAADGDETAGRITVSAAGRPGTLNPDAAAALAGTATPEALSPRTIHAYLAGRLAESDGFRVAVATESSERLVFTAEW
- a CDS encoding DUF3553 domain-containing protein, with amino-acid sequence MDDSLVPGAWVRHPDQPDWGLGQVQSAIRNRITVNFEHAGKVLIDSDVISLTLVDPDGI
- a CDS encoding ATP-binding protein, yielding MGAFGVALILGLNALVGYDLLHQRDETLVRAGEDSASLALVLERHATDSLSGVSKILAGVVEVLAVRTDSWNRGDTDVHALLRRQAALSPLIRAILVVSADGRLVHDTQTTEPAGIDLSDRDYLMAHRDGLAPGGADAVFVGNPVRGRTSGTWFISMSRRLTAPDGRFAGVAVAVMEPMAFRSFYQTLPLSGDAVITLYHADGPVIARFPDHDSFIGRSVRHLPLFTKLLAEARAGTLTLDSASDGPHRILSYRASDEMPLAVTVSSSRDAVLAHWWSKAMTLAAVDLAGTLVLAVMTLALLREAERRERALADLQDGERALRDSQQRLIQDIAARHRIEAELIAAKQVSDAANRAKTQFLANMSHELRTPLNAVIGFAEALESGIFGQMSAKQTEYVGDIRKSGQHLLSLINDILDTTKIESGKYVLHQEDLAVGELIGECLRQMEPLAVEKGVTLTATLPISLPVLHADARAVRQILLNLLSNAVKFTPPGGRIVVEADRAARSLRLRVSDTGIGIPAMELDQVMEPFHQVDNSHTRRYAGTGLGLPLVKSLVELQDGRFVLSSVLGRGTTATVLFPPSRLRSRPDDFLTPRRAQGQIQERTQTAPA
- a CDS encoding DMT family transporter, yielding MPTNDRAEAGPAPAVPGAGRAALLTLLAMLAFAANSILCRLALTQTAIDPAVFTLVRIASGAASLWLIARATGHAKAGPGAKAGSWRGAAALLAYAAAFSFAYLTMTAGTGALLLFGAVQATMILVGLSRGERLVPLQWVGLALALGGLALLLAPGLSAPDPLGALLMVAAGAAWGAYSLLGRASRDPIATTAGNFLRATPMAAVLALLAAFAGPVVGGSLRWDQGGLAYAALSGALASGVGYSIWYAALPALTAARAASVQLSVPVITALAAVLALGERITPILALSSLAVLGGIALVIVGKSRRA
- a CDS encoding esterase-like activity of phytase family protein encodes the protein MTIRKNLFWSLLLVALSGGCAAVVGAGGGEPGPVTASPVPLDRGRPDKLAVGPLRFLGGLDISGGERVGGLSGLWVDPAGDRFVAIGDTGLVVDGRLRTDADGRLTGLSEVHARPLTVEEGTSHRKRRTDAEDLTRLPDGGWLVSLERDHRILRYKAGERGPEGIPTPIPLPPGMDSTPENGGLESLTLLSDGRLLTIEEGEEDGRQERRAWITKLGNTKADPAGGGVPHSAADWQPFTYRTAPRYRPTSVAPLPDGGVLVLERRVSLLGGWSSRLVRVAARQLTAGSVAGAVVDGEELGRLEAPLVNDNFEGIATRPGPAGETLVYLISDNNFSSLQRTYLLMFALHGPSS
- a CDS encoding sensor histidine kinase is translated as MPMLPRSQAAFSPPDQTGDGIASGMSGASPADRLTARIQELEAELRELQHRAKNSLQLVISLLKLQAGRIRDPDARAAYEQTMVRIEALAILYRQLHESGAGTHVDLGRYVTALCEAVREGTPGALSRVPVTVNSDPIQIGLYEAMPLGLIIAELVTSCLHHAFPDDGWIRITVRQQGDSGRARLTVEDNGRALPAGFDTTTEDGLMLAEALAGQLGDTLSTDSDAAGTTASVSFPV
- a CDS encoding NifB/NifX family molybdenum-iron cluster-binding protein, which encodes MKIAVGTKDFATIATHGGRTRRFLVYEAEAGGDPVETGRIELGEEEVLHLCGDGRPHPIDAVRVVVTGPSGAGFVAHMKRRGIEPVTTTETDPLRAIRGWFAGTLEPAPEPAHPHEHEDGDGHRH
- a CDS encoding VTT domain-containing protein — its product is MYAHSPQPLPSAGPPPDLAGPAGLQRPILEPGRTCWRVEDTARLGVIVDAEDYFALAKAAMRRARRSIYMTAWDFDARIRLMPQTRRPRRPDRLGTLLNWLATTRPDLHIHVLKWDYAELFDLARWSHPFMLRNWLTHRRLQYRLDGDHPTGACHHQKLLVIDDRLAFCGGLDVTANRWDTRAHHAHDPRRRQPDGKPYEPFHDVMMAVDGDAARALGEMFRDRWARATGERLTPPAPSPGRPARRHPLAADPWPPGFEPMLRDVRVGIARTDPACNGREAVREVEALHLEAIAQAREVIYLESQYFASTAVAEALKARLAEEDGPEVIVVNPVRTTSWLENTVMLGARARLTQELREADRHGRFRLFAALTDGGACITVHAKVMVVDDRLLRIGSANLNNRSMGLDTECDLALEAGPGPGHAETRRAILHTRNDLIAEHLGSTAAEVAEAHRRLGSLAAAIDQLRKPIGRTLEPLHDPEPDGLAAAVADARVFDPEHPVGAVEIVRRVLPSRIPRTRHWLTLAGILALLGLWGMWRYTALKDWATLESVLTVFHSLGESPLAPLWLMLAYVAGGYVMFPLTVMIAATAIVMGPWWGFPTAMAGAVASAVAMFWTGRMAGRDLLDRHGGPLIARINEKLADSGIAAVAGVRAVPVAPYTVVNLAAGASKLRFGDYVIGTMVGLAPGILAFNLLGRQLERTITDPGAGDIALLVAMAAVAVGLGWLTGRLLGRSGGGKTGEDHKDDRSDERPKGRNLEP